The DNA window AGGACGACTGAAGCCTCTCGCCATCGTGCGCGCCGGTTCCTCGGCAGTGTAGAATTGCTGCATGAGCCTGAATCCCCGCACACCCGTTCTCGTCGGCGCTGGAGCCATTTCCCAGCGTGTCGACGATCCCCTTGAATCCCCCGAAGCGATCGAGTTGATGATCGCTGCGCTGGAACAGGCCGCCGACGATGCCGGTCGGCGAGACATCCTCTCCCGCGCGGACTCGGTGTGGGTTCCGCGCGGCTTCTGGGGTTACCGAGATCCGGGACGCCTGATCGCGGATCGCTTCGCAGCAGACGCTGCCCGCAGCATCGTTTCCGAGATCGGAATCCTACAAACCACCCTGCTCGGCCGCGCTTGCCAGGCCATCGTTTCGGGCAAGGCGCAGGTCATCCTGATCGCGGGTGGAGAAGCGAAGTACCGCGCGCTGCGCGCGAAGATCACGGGCACCTCACTCGACGAGACCTCGCAAGCCGGAGACCTGTCTCCCGACGAGACGCTTCGTCCGGCCGCCGAACTCTGGAGCGAGCTCGAACTCGCCAACGGCCTGCAAATGCCCGTCGGTCAGTACGCGATCATCGAGAACGCCTTGCGCCACAGCGAAGGATTGAGCCTGGACGCTCACCGCCGCGAGGTCGCGCGCCTGTGGGCTTCGTTCAGTGCGGTGGCCGCGAAAAATCCGCGCGCCTGGAACCGGAACATCGTCTCCGCCGACGAAATACGCGAGCCATCCGAGCGAAACCCGATGCTCGCATTCCCGTACACCAAGCTGCACAACTCACAGTGGAACGTGGATCAGGCCGCGGGATTGATCCTGTGTTCGCTCGAGACGGCTCGTGCGGCTGGAATCCGCGACGACCGTTTCGTATTCCCGCTCGCCGTGACTGAGTCGAACTTCGTCGTGTCGCGCTCCGAAATGACTGAACTCGAGCGCAGCCACGGTTTCCGGGTCGCTGGACAACGAGCACTCGCGCGAGCCGGCAAGAGCACCGATGACCTCGACCATCTCGAACTCTACAGCTGCTTCCCCGCAGCCGTCCGCGTTCAGGCGCGAGAGATGGGAATTCCGTACGAGCGCAAACTCACCGTCACCGGAGGCATGGCGTTCGCGGGTGGCCCCCTGAACAATTTCGTATTGCAGGCCGCCCAGCGCATGCGAGATGTCCTGCGAGAAGACACCGGAAGCACCGGCATGCTGACAGCCGTGAGCGGTTACGTTTCGAAACAGGGAGTCAGTCTCTGGTCGACCCGTCCGCCAGAGAATCCCTTCGAATTCGAAGACGTCAGCGATGAGGTCGAAAAACTAACGGCGCTGGTCAAGGTCGAAGCCGACTACGAAGGCCCTGCGACCGTCGCCTCGTACACCGTACTACACGCGGGCGGACCAGCGGCACGTGGCGTCCTGATCTGTGACATCGCAAAAGGACGTCGAGCGATCGTGGCCACCGCTGACCCGGACCTGATGCTCGCACTCGAAGACGAAGAGTTTTGCGGGCGCGGCTTGCGCATCGGCGCGCTCACGAACTCCGGAAATCGCCACCTGACTGTTGCGGGGTAGAGTGAGCCGCAGGATCGCGCACCTGGCCCCGGGAATGCCTCCCAGATGCGTGTCACATGCCTAACAATAGCGCCTAAGATGCGCGCAAGTCGCCGGTAGATGGACATATTCTCTTGACCCAGCGAGTGAGTCGCGCGTACAAAGGGTGCGACCTCTGGCGCGCGAGCGGTCGGATGCTGACGCCGACACGAGAGTGAGAACTCCAAGACGGCTTCCTGTTGATTCTGCTGCTCACGCTGGACACCTGGATACGGAGAGTCCGCTCGCGCGCCCGTGCTTCCCAGCTACGACGAAGAGTCGACCCCTTCCACCCGAAACGCTCTGGCCTGCCTGATTCCCCTGCCCGTCAACGAGCCGCGTGGGCAAGGATCTCGGCGTAGGCATCGTAGTCGTCGTGGGGATTCTCTCGCTGCGAATCATCCTGGTGCGGGCAGCGATTCTCGCGGCAGTAAGCTCCGTCGCTCACAAAGTCGAGTACCACTCCCGCCAGGTCCTGATGGCGGATCAACGGCAGCGGAACCACCTGGCCGTCTTGAATCACCAGGAGCAAGTTGATCTTCTGAGCGTTCGCTCGATTCCCCAGGTATCCGAGTTTCTCGTACGAACTCGGACCGGAGAGTGGCGGCAGATGATCACTGGTAATGATCACCAGACTCCGG is part of the bacterium genome and encodes:
- a CDS encoding acetyl-CoA acetyltransferase — its product is MSLNPRTPVLVGAGAISQRVDDPLESPEAIELMIAALEQAADDAGRRDILSRADSVWVPRGFWGYRDPGRLIADRFAADAARSIVSEIGILQTTLLGRACQAIVSGKAQVILIAGGEAKYRALRAKITGTSLDETSQAGDLSPDETLRPAAELWSELELANGLQMPVGQYAIIENALRHSEGLSLDAHRREVARLWASFSAVAAKNPRAWNRNIVSADEIREPSERNPMLAFPYTKLHNSQWNVDQAAGLILCSLETARAAGIRDDRFVFPLAVTESNFVVSRSEMTELERSHGFRVAGQRALARAGKSTDDLDHLELYSCFPAAVRVQAREMGIPYERKLTVTGGMAFAGGPLNNFVLQAAQRMRDVLREDTGSTGMLTAVSGYVSKQGVSLWSTRPPENPFEFEDVSDEVEKLTALVKVEADYEGPATVASYTVLHAGGPAARGVLICDIAKGRRAIVATADPDLMLALEDEEFCGRGLRIGALTNSGNRHLTVAG